One part of the Epinephelus fuscoguttatus linkage group LG12, E.fuscoguttatus.final_Chr_v1 genome encodes these proteins:
- the mia gene encoding melanoma-derived growth regulatory protein, with product MPCKLWLALSVWLLLPTSEAGRQMPKLSDKKLCADSECSHPILIARALQDYYPGDCRFIPIRQGQLIYVYAMLKDRGNLFWAGSVQDSYYGQQEARIGHFPSSVVEETHPLMPANTEVKTTKWDFYCN from the exons ATGCCTTGCAAACTCTGGCTCGCTCTTTCGGTGTGGCTTCTGCTGCCAACCTCTGAAGCTGGGAGGCAGATGCCAAAACTTTCTGACAAGAAACTCTGCGCCGACTCCGAATGCAGTC ATCCTATCTTGATAGCTCGTGCGCTGCAGGACTACTACCCAGGAGACTGCAGGTTCATCCCCATCAGACAGGGGCAGCTCATCTATGTGTATGCAAtgcttaaggacagagggaacCTCTTCTGGGCTGGCAGT GTACAAGACTCCTATTACGGACAGCAGGAGGCTCGCATTGGCCACTTCCCCAGCAGCGTAGTGGAGGAGACTCATCCTCTCATGCCAGCCAACACTGAAGTCAAGACTACT AAATGGGACTTCTACTGTAACTGA